One window of the Periophthalmus magnuspinnatus isolate fPerMag1 chromosome 6, fPerMag1.2.pri, whole genome shotgun sequence genome contains the following:
- the golt1bb gene encoding golgi transport 1Bb, with translation MISLTDSQKIGMGLTGFGVFFLFFGMMLFFDKALLAIGNILFVSGLSFVIGLERTFRFFFQRHKAKATSFFLGGVFVVLIGWPIVGVVLEIYGFFLLFRGFFPVAVGFIRRVPILGSLLSLPGIRSLVDKIGESNAMV, from the exons ATGATTTCACTTACGGACTCGCAAA AAATTGGGATGGGGTTGACAGGTTTTGgggtcttcttcctcttctttgggATGATGTTGTTTTTTGATAAAGCTCTTTTAGCTATCGGGAAT ATCCTGTTTGTATCGGGCCTTTCCTTTGTCATTGGTCTGGAGCGGAccttcagattttttttccagagaCATAAAGCGAAAGCCACTAGCTTCTTCCTGGGAGGAGTGTTTGTGGTGCTGATCGGCTGGCCCATTGTTGGAGTAGTACTGGAGATATATGGTTTCTTCCTCCTGTTTAG GGGGTTCTTCCCTGTGGCTGTGGGCTTTATCAGACGGGTTCCTATTCTTGGGTCTCTGCTTAGTTTACCAGGAATACGCTCT CTTGTCGACAAGATTGGAGAGAGCAATGCCATGGTATAA
- the LOC129456325 gene encoding spexin-like: MALIVVLVLSLVCQCWTAPHRRYWTPQAMLYLKGAQGHRSTVERRSNADAIPNVMYSESNAHELKIPPRIFNLQRMTEQGEIDPYDYLNYSL; the protein is encoded by the exons ATGGCTCTCATTGTGGTGCTTGTATTGTCACTGGTTTGCCAATGCTGGACTGCACCTCAC aggAGGTACTGGACCCCCCAGGCTATGTTATATCTAAAAGGAGCGC AAGGACATCGTTCAACTGTGGAGCGCAGAAGTAACGCAGATGCTATACCAAATG tGATGTATAGTGAAAGCAATGCTCATGAACTGAAGATTCCTCCTAGAATATTCAATCTGCAAAGAATGACTGAACAAG gtgaaATTGATCCATATGATTATCTCAACTATTCATTGTAA